A genomic segment from Pseudanabaena sp. FACHB-2040 encodes:
- a CDS encoding NAD(P)H-hydrate dehydratase, producing the protein MKAVGQERWFNAGSIGQLPSPLIHRAVVTADQMRQIEARIFAAGMPVAALMEKVAGLIAQWIRAHFPQSTFPQIGVLAGPGHNGGDALVVARELHLNGYRVQVHAPFSRLKELTEQHARYAASLGIPFVENVAALQDCNALVDGLFGFGLERDIEGDLAETVATLNAWPQPKISIDLPSGLQTDTGAVLSTALCATHTLCLGLWKRAFFQDEALPYLGEVELIDFGIPTADIEAVLGQSPVVQRLTSEAAIARLPLPRPPATHKYRVGHLLLVAGSRQYGGAAFLAGLGARASGMGMVTLAVPESLRGPFHAQLPEALILGCPETETGAIAHLPDSLDLDKFNAIACGPGLSRQAHTAVDQVLASGAPLLLDADGLNLLADQGAAATLSKRTAPTLLTPHPGEFKRLFPEIAKQQLEAGSAALAAAQASGAVLILKGGRSAIASPQGQLWYLAASTPALARGGSGDVLTGLAAGLLAQSAQNPDQATEGALNAALSAAWWHAQAARAAAKERSVLGVDPLTLTQFLDPTLAQWLQN; encoded by the coding sequence ATGAAGGCGGTAGGGCAGGAGCGCTGGTTTAATGCTGGCTCAATCGGGCAGCTGCCCTCCCCCCTGATTCATCGGGCTGTTGTTACAGCAGATCAGATGCGCCAAATTGAAGCGCGCATTTTTGCGGCAGGAATGCCGGTGGCAGCCCTGATGGAAAAAGTGGCGGGTCTGATCGCTCAGTGGATTAGGGCTCACTTTCCCCAGTCAACCTTTCCTCAAATCGGTGTTTTGGCTGGGCCGGGGCACAACGGCGGCGATGCGCTAGTAGTGGCCCGCGAGCTGCACCTAAATGGTTACCGGGTGCAGGTACATGCGCCCTTTTCTCGACTAAAAGAGCTAACTGAGCAACATGCCCGCTATGCGGCCAGCCTGGGCATTCCTTTTGTTGAGAATGTGGCGGCTCTGCAAGATTGCAACGCTTTAGTTGACGGGTTGTTTGGCTTTGGCTTGGAGCGAGACATTGAGGGAGACCTGGCCGAGACGGTGGCAACCCTTAATGCGTGGCCCCAGCCCAAGATCAGCATTGACTTGCCTTCGGGCCTGCAGACTGATACGGGAGCGGTATTGAGCACTGCCCTTTGCGCTACACATACCCTCTGCTTGGGCCTTTGGAAGCGGGCCTTTTTTCAGGACGAAGCGCTGCCTTACCTGGGAGAGGTGGAGCTGATTGATTTCGGCATTCCGACTGCCGATATAGAAGCCGTTTTGGGACAGTCGCCAGTGGTGCAGCGACTGACGTCAGAGGCTGCGATCGCAAGGCTCCCTCTGCCCCGTCCCCCCGCTACCCACAAATATCGAGTAGGTCATCTACTGCTGGTTGCGGGGTCTCGGCAGTACGGGGGCGCGGCCTTTCTGGCGGGGCTAGGGGCACGGGCCAGCGGTATGGGCATGGTCACGCTGGCCGTTCCCGAAAGCCTGCGCGGCCCGTTCCATGCCCAACTGCCAGAGGCGCTGATCTTGGGCTGCCCGGAGACAGAGACGGGTGCGATCGCACATCTCCCCGACAGCTTGGACCTAGACAAATTCAATGCCATTGCCTGTGGTCCCGGCTTGTCTCGTCAGGCCCACACTGCTGTTGATCAGGTGCTGGCCAGCGGGGCTCCGCTGCTGCTAGATGCTGATGGCCTGAATCTGCTGGCCGATCAAGGAGCCGCTGCCACCCTCTCGAAGCGAACTGCCCCCACGCTGCTGACGCCTCATCCCGGCGAATTTAAGCGGCTGTTTCCAGAGATTGCCAAGCAGCAGTTGGAGGCGGGATCGGCTGCCCTAGCCGCTGCTCAGGCTTCGGGAGCCGTGCTCATTCTCAAAGGAGGGCGATCGGCGATTGCTAGCCCCCAAGGCCAGCTCTGGTATCTCGCGGCCAGCACGCCTGCCCTAGCCCGAGGCGGCAGCGGCGATGTGCTAACTGGGCTGGCGGCAGGGCTGCTGGCCCAGTCAGCCCAAAACCCTGATCAAGCTACTGAAGGAGCCTTAAACGCCGCTCTCAGTGCCGCCTGGTGGCATGCCCAGGCCGCCCGCGCTGCAGCTAAAGAGCGCAGCGTTTTGGGTGTCGACCCGCTGACGCTGACGCAGTTTCTCGACCCGACCCTGGCTCAGTGGCTACAGAATTAG
- the mnmA gene encoding tRNA 2-thiouridine(34) synthase MnmA: MEKIVVGLSGGVDSSVAAAVLHQQGYDVIGLTLWLMKGKGQCCSDGMVDATRLCDELGIPHHIVDSREVFQRYIIDYLVSGYQQGVTPLPCSQCNRAVKFGPMLQYAREELGAERIATGHYARITQDLETGRYQLRRAVDPSKDQSYFLYDLTQELLAGSLFPLGEQPKTETRRMAAELGLHTAAKPDSQDLCLIEHHGSMQSFLDKYLAPKPGDIVDTQGRVLGQHTGIHHYTVGQRKGLGIASSHPLYVVGFDVGRNQVIVADREVAHWLECTVNQVNWVSVAAPATPIRVTVQIRYRTQPVGATLFPLPAESGITDRARILFDEPQFGVTPGQAAVWYSEDIVLGGGLIEPFVGAAPAQGVPTHEQTGVR; encoded by the coding sequence ATGGAAAAAATTGTGGTCGGTCTTTCCGGCGGAGTCGATAGCTCCGTCGCTGCAGCAGTCCTGCACCAGCAGGGGTACGACGTCATTGGACTCACCCTATGGCTGATGAAGGGCAAGGGACAGTGCTGTTCTGACGGCATGGTAGATGCCACGCGGCTCTGTGATGAGCTGGGCATTCCGCACCACATCGTTGATAGCCGAGAGGTCTTTCAGCGCTACATCATTGACTATTTGGTAAGCGGTTACCAGCAGGGGGTAACGCCTCTGCCCTGCTCTCAGTGCAACCGGGCCGTGAAGTTTGGGCCAATGCTGCAGTATGCCCGTGAGGAACTGGGGGCAGAGCGCATTGCCACAGGTCACTATGCCCGCATTACTCAAGACCTTGAAACAGGCCGCTACCAGCTGCGCCGCGCCGTTGACCCTAGCAAGGATCAGTCCTACTTTTTATACGATCTGACGCAGGAGCTGCTGGCAGGTTCGCTGTTTCCCCTGGGTGAGCAGCCCAAGACTGAAACCCGCCGGATGGCGGCTGAACTGGGCCTACACACGGCAGCCAAGCCCGACAGCCAGGATCTGTGTTTGATTGAGCATCACGGCTCGATGCAGTCTTTTCTAGACAAGTATCTGGCTCCTAAACCCGGCGATATTGTTGATACTCAGGGCCGGGTTTTGGGTCAGCATACCGGCATTCACCATTACACCGTTGGTCAGCGTAAGGGCTTGGGCATTGCGTCATCCCATCCCTTGTACGTCGTAGGCTTTGATGTGGGCCGCAATCAGGTGATTGTGGCTGATCGGGAAGTGGCTCACTGGCTTGAGTGTACGGTCAACCAGGTGAACTGGGTTTCTGTCGCAGCGCCTGCAACGCCTATTCGAGTGACGGTGCAGATCCGCTATCGCACTCAGCCGGTGGGCGCGACTCTGTTCCCGCTGCCTGCGGAGTCGGGGATCACCGATCGGGCACGAATTTTGTTTGATGAGCCGCAGTTTGGGGTCACCCCTGGCCAGGCAGCGGTCTGGTATAGCGAGGATATCGTTTTGGGCGGCGGCCTGATCGAACCTTTTGTGGGGGCTGCCCCGGCTCAAGGCGTTCCCACTCACGAGCAAACCGGCGTGCGCTAG
- the sat gene encoding sulfate adenylyltransferase — protein MAIQDGIAPHGGTLVNRIVTAEQRTVFLEKADFLPRVTLDERAFSDLAMIAIGGFSPLTGFMEQADYDTVVTDMRLANGLPWSVPVTLSVSEEVAAPLAEGSLVRLDDASGRFVGVLELTQKYTYDKVREATHVYRTDEDKHPGVKVVYAQGPINLAGPVWLLQRDAHPLFPNYQIDPAASRALFKERGWRTVVGFQTRNPIHRAHEYIQKCALETVDGLFLHPLVGATKEDDIPADVRMRCYEIMMEHYFPQDRVILAINPSAMRYAGPREAIFHALIRKNYGCTHFIVGRDHAGVGDYYGTYDAQYIFDEFEPGELGIAPMKFEHAFYCTRTSGMATTKTSPSTPEERIHLSGTKVREMLRRGELPPPEFSRPEVAAELAKAMRVAQEV, from the coding sequence ATGGCTATCCAGGATGGGATTGCTCCCCACGGTGGCACGTTAGTTAACCGCATTGTGACGGCAGAGCAGCGCACAGTTTTCCTGGAGAAGGCAGACTTCCTGCCCCGGGTAACGCTGGATGAACGGGCTTTTTCGGATCTGGCCATGATTGCCATTGGCGGCTTTAGCCCGCTCACTGGCTTTATGGAACAGGCAGACTACGACACGGTTGTGACCGATATGCGCTTGGCCAACGGCTTGCCCTGGTCGGTGCCTGTTACCCTGTCGGTGTCAGAAGAGGTGGCTGCGCCTCTAGCAGAGGGCAGTCTGGTGCGCCTAGACGATGCCTCTGGCCGCTTTGTAGGTGTGCTGGAGCTGACCCAAAAGTACACCTACGACAAGGTTCGAGAAGCTACCCACGTCTATCGCACCGACGAAGACAAGCACCCCGGCGTCAAAGTGGTCTATGCTCAGGGACCGATCAACCTGGCTGGGCCAGTCTGGCTGCTGCAGCGCGACGCCCATCCTCTGTTTCCCAACTACCAAATCGACCCAGCCGCTTCCCGCGCCCTATTCAAAGAGCGGGGCTGGCGAACGGTGGTGGGCTTTCAGACCCGTAACCCCATTCACCGAGCCCATGAGTACATTCAAAAGTGTGCCCTGGAAACAGTAGATGGGCTGTTTTTGCATCCCCTGGTCGGGGCCACCAAGGAAGACGACATCCCGGCAGACGTGCGGATGCGCTGCTACGAGATCATGATGGAGCACTACTTCCCTCAGGACCGCGTAATTCTTGCCATTAATCCTTCGGCAATGCGCTACGCTGGTCCTAGAGAGGCTATCTTCCATGCCCTGATTCGGAAGAACTATGGATGCACCCACTTTATCGTGGGCCGCGACCATGCTGGGGTTGGCGACTACTACGGCACCTATGACGCTCAATACATCTTTGATGAATTTGAGCCAGGGGAACTGGGCATTGCGCCGATGAAGTTTGAACACGCCTTTTACTGCACCCGCACAAGCGGCATGGCGACGACCAAAACCAGCCCCAGCACTCCAGAAGAACGCATCCATCTGTCTGGTACCAAGGTGCGAGAAATGCTCCGCCGGGGCGAACTGCCGCCCCCTGAGTTTTCCCGGCCCGAGGTAGCGGCAGAACTGGCTAAGGCCATGCGGGTAGCCCAGGAAGTCTAG